Proteins encoded together in one Marinobacter sp. Arc7-DN-1 window:
- a CDS encoding amidohydrolase family protein, translating to MFAKPDIPGPNPWVESPQEKLPEGACDTHAHLFGPQEAYPYQTKRGYTPPDATETSYRNLLQTLGFQRAVLVQPSVYGTDNRLMLDTLSASTDSDPIDWRGVAVVDRHISDEELSRMDTLGVRGIRINLVFPGGVTFEDIVSLAARIKVFGWHIQFLVDVSKFENLAERLDKLPVPSVVDHMGHLSTRLGIANPGFRELLDLMAEGRTWVKLTGPNRLSTLPEAPFTDVDPFFQALREARQDRCLFGTDWPHVQLPTPMPFDHSLVNEFIRLVPDVQGRQAILVDNPANLYGF from the coding sequence ATGTTTGCCAAACCTGATATACCCGGCCCGAACCCATGGGTTGAATCGCCACAGGAAAAGTTACCGGAGGGGGCCTGCGACACTCACGCCCATCTTTTTGGGCCGCAGGAGGCGTATCCTTACCAGACTAAAAGAGGTTATACGCCGCCAGACGCAACCGAAACATCATATCGGAACTTGCTACAAACTCTCGGTTTTCAGCGAGCAGTTCTGGTCCAGCCAAGTGTATATGGCACCGATAATCGCCTCATGCTTGACACGCTCTCAGCAAGCACTGATTCAGATCCCATAGACTGGAGGGGCGTTGCGGTTGTAGACCGCCATATTAGCGATGAAGAGCTGAGCCGAATGGATACGCTCGGCGTAAGGGGCATCCGCATCAACCTGGTCTTTCCAGGTGGCGTAACGTTTGAGGACATAGTGTCACTGGCAGCCCGAATCAAGGTCTTTGGCTGGCATATTCAGTTTTTGGTTGATGTATCAAAGTTCGAAAATTTAGCTGAACGCTTGGATAAGCTGCCTGTGCCAAGCGTGGTAGATCATATGGGGCACCTGTCAACACGTCTCGGCATCGCCAACCCTGGCTTCCGCGAACTATTGGATTTAATGGCCGAGGGTCGTACATGGGTCAAGCTCACAGGGCCAAATCGCCTGAGCACACTTCCGGAAGCCCCCTTCACAGATGTGGATCCGTTCTTTCAGGCACTTCGTGAGGCGCGTCAGGACCGGTGCCTTTTTGGAACAGACTGGCCTCATGTTCAGCTACCTACCCCGATGCCGTTTGATCATAGTCTTGTGAATGAATTTATAAGACTGGTTCCTGATGTTCAGGGCCGGCAAGCTATTCTCGTAGATAATCCAGCAAATCTATACGGGTTTTGA